From Symphalangus syndactylus isolate Jambi chromosome 5, NHGRI_mSymSyn1-v2.1_pri, whole genome shotgun sequence:
CTGGTCTCTTATATTATTTAGAATTACAGTGTTTGTATTAATTATATCTTTGAACTGTAGGTAGAATGAAGAAGGATTTAGAGAAtgcttataaataaaaaaaattttttaggaaTCACTGAGAAAACATTCTAAGGTAAATATAAAAGGTATTGAGTTTGTTGAATCTTGGAAACAGAAAGGGGATAACTTTGTtgcatttatgtatataaaagttaatttGACTGGACACATggttataaaactttatttgatcctcacaattTACTTTGTAAAGTTAGTATCAAGAATTGCAATTTGGTAGAccaactgagactcagaaatttaaataacttgcccaatacCAACTTGTAAGTAgctgaaaaattatataaatcttTGTTTCTGAAGCCCATATTCTTTCCAACATGCTATGTTGCTTctctaaataaaactgaaattacaATAAAATGTGATAAATCTTTGTATAGAGGTTTGAACAAAATGCTTCCAACTGTACCAAAATGCTCTTTGTAGTTTAAGCTTTTTAGATCATGTGCTAAATAGTCTAGGGCAGTGATTCTTAAATTAtcttctcaaattattttagttACATACTTTTTCCCACAGTGCTTCTTGGACTTCTAGTTTAGTAGAATACAAAATCAAACACTTGGGTTTTGCTGTAATGTTAAATTATTAGAGACATTTCTAAACACTCTCAATTTCAGTACCTAACATAATACAAACCAGTAACAGTTTGTGGACCTGCTCTTCTCTGTAGACCACTTTTTTGTTGCTTCAGAGAATCCAGATGTGAATAAGTACTAATTCCTGCCTTTAAGACAAGTCAACGTGGTGAGTTAGACTTGTACCCAGTTTACTACAACATAAGGGATAGTAAAATGAGTACTCGTAATATAAAGCAAGACCTCACAGCTATGGTAAACATTTCTTAAACCTTGAAATACTTTCCAGATGTGGGGAGTGAGGAAGAATGTTTTTGCTAGAATGTGGCTGTGGTCTTGGTAATAGTTGAGAAAATGTAAATAGTTTTGTGTGACTAGAGCCAGGCTATATTAGTCTTGgagcaaaaattaaaagaatttggAGTCAAATTCCTGTTACCCATGTTGACCAGTCTTGTATTTCACGAGGAACATCACAGCCACTACTCTGGGAGAAGCAGAGGGATATTAAAGCAGAGAAGGTTTTCCCTTTCACACTTGGTTGTCACACCGTGTTaacacaatttcagaacctatcGGGACATTAGATTCTTCTCTCAACTCTCTGCAAGTTTTATTAAAGTGtagttaacaaataaaaattatatatatggagAACAATGTGATactttgatacatgtatatgtatgaaataaatcaagctaattaacattcaTCTCCTACACTTATTTATTTGTGGTAAAAACATTGAAGatctatttttctagaaattttaagTATGAAGTACATTATTATCAACTATAGTTACCATGCTTCACAAGAAGCCTCCAGAATTTATTTGTCCTGTTTAACTGAAACACGGTATTGGTGCATAACATCTCATTCTCTACCTGCTTCATCAACCCTTGTCAGCTGCTAATTCTAATCTCTAGTTCTATGGGTTTGACTTACGTAGATTCCACAGATAAGTGAGATTTTCCAGTATTTGTAAttctgtgtctgtcttatttcaattagcataatgtcctccaggttcatccatgttgttgcaaatgacagaatttccttattttttttttgtggtaaggcTGAAGAGTATTCGATTGTATaggtacacacacagacacaaacacatttGCTCCATCCACTTATGTGTCAATGAACACTGCATCTtagctcttgtgaataatgctgtgatgaacataggtGTACAGATATTTCCTTGAGGTATGTGTTTCAATTCCTTTGACTATATACCTAGAATGAGATTTCTAGGTTATatgatagttttgttttgttttgtttttggaaactCCATAGTGTGTTTCATAATGACTAAACAaattacattcccaacaacagtgtacaagggttccttcACTTCACAGCCTTGTCAAGACTTGTTACCTGTTGTCCTTTtggtaatagctattctgacaggtctgagataaggtctcattgtcattttaatcTATAtccttaatgattagtgataagatttttatatacctgttggtcattagGTTGGTTTTAATGCTAAAGTAGAAATAGATATTTATAACTTTGACTTCTTTCCTTCTCGTTCATTAATAtgattataatttacatttttggcTGTTGTTCTCTAGCTATCACTGCTAACAAAGCCAATGGTTGGGGCAAATCACTCCTTGGTGTCAGAGTTTGTGTTCCTGGGACTCACCAATTCCTGGGAGATCCGACTTCTCCTCCTTGTGTTCtcctccatgtttttttttttttggagacggagtctcgctctgttgcccaggctggagtgcagtggcgcaatctcggctcactgccagctccgcctcccgggttcacgccattctcctgcctcagcctctctgagtagctgggactacaggcgcccgccacgacgcccggctaatttttttttttttttttttgtatttttagtagagatggggtttcactgtggtctcgatctcctgaccttgtgatccgcccgcctcggccttccaaagtgctgggattacaagcgtgagccaccgcacccagcctctcctcCATGTTTTACATGGCCAGTATGATGGGAAACTCTCATTTTGCTCACTGTGACTGCTGACCCTCACTTGCACTCCCCCATGTATTTTCTGTTAGCCAACCTCTCCTTCATTGACCTGGGTGTTTCCTCTATCACTTCTCCCAGGATGACTTATGACCTGTTCAGAAAGCACAAAGTCATCTCCTTTGGAGGCTGCATGGCTCAAATCTTCTTTTTCCACGTCATTGGCGGTGTGGAGATGGTGCTGCTCACAGCCATGGCCTTTGACAGGTATGTGGCCATATGTAAGCCCCTACACTACCTGACCATTATGAGCCCAAGAATGTGCATGTTCTTCTTAGTGGCTGCCTGGATGACCGGCCTTATCCACTCTGTAGTTCAATTGGTTTTTGTAGTAAATTTGCCCTTCTGTGGTCCTAATGTATTGGACAGCTTTTACTGTGAGCTTCCTCGGTTCATCCAACTTGCCTGCACAGACACCTACCGACTGGAGTTCATGGTTACAGCCAACAGTGGATTCATCTCTTTAGGCTCCTTCTTCGTACTGATCATTTCCTATGTTGTCATCATTCTCactgttctgaaacagtcttcAGCTCATTTATCCAAGGCTCTGTCCACACTTTCAGCTCACATCAGTGTGGTAGTTTTGTTCTTTGGTCCTTTGATATTCTTTTATACGTGGCCATCTCCCTCCACACACCTGGATAAGTTTCTGGCCATCTTTGATGCAGTTCTCACTCCTGTTTTAAATCCTATCATCTACACATTCAGGAATCAAGAAATGAAGGTGGCAATGAGGAAAGTATGCAGACAACTAGTAAATTACAGGAAGATCTCCTAAGTGATGAGTTGTATTGTGAATGTTTTCATTGACTACTGAAGTTCATTGCTGATGGTCAGATTCAGAGAGaagcttctttttttcctaactgGGTTGATTATCCACACTGATATTGGGCCTATTTTGTCTTTTACTTAGCTGGGAAACACATAAACTTGTAAAAGTTGAGAAGGAGTTACATAAAGTATTCATAAATCAGAGATTATAATAACTTTTACCCACAATtcctaaataataatatttatgtaaGATAATTCTTAGAAATACAAGAAGATGGGCTTCTTTAAGGATCTCAGAACAGGGAAAACTCCCTCCGTCTCTCTCTAACAGGAGTTTGTCTCACACTCAGGAATTTTTAGCAGAATGTGGTGGTGTATTCATAAACGGAGATTGAACTGGGTCTTCCTGTTCAAACCTGTAGCTTGCCCCATTCTGGCCTCCTTTTCAGTCTCTGCCGGGACTGTGCAATGAGAGCAGAGTCTTTGAGAGTACACACACAGGAGTCTAATGGAGGCATGTTTCTGGGTAACAGCTGTGTGAGCTATTTTTGGAATATCAAGAGAGATTTGAGAAAACATGATTTTTCCTCTATGATCAACCTTATGCTACTCAAACCATTCAATTTTtgttcctctttccctctcttcctttttcctcagctgctttagtttttcttcccttttcctttcttctttcaggctttcttccttttatttgctCTTCACTTCTTCTCTGCCATTTCCCTTTACCCCATGCTGTATctctttattcttcttcttctttttttaaataatttgtaacaaagtcttactctgtcgcttaggctggagtgcaatggtgtgatctcggctcactgcaacctccacctcctgggttcaagtgattcttgtgcctcagcagcctcccgagtagctgtgactacgggatgcaccaccatgcctggctaatttttgtattttttttttttttttgtagagatggggtttcaccatgttggccaggctggtttcgaactcctgacctcatgtgatcctcctgtctcagcctcccaaagtgctgggattacaggcgtgagccactgcacccggccccatgcTGTATCTCCTTTAACCTCCCTTTACTGCTATGCCTTTTAAATTGCTCTATTACAGTTACTATAAAAATGTCTACTCCACAGGTTTCATGTCTTGATGCACTCAACGTGTTTTGGTCATGAGGCCTCAGCTGTGAAACGTGAGCAAAGGCAAAACAGCCAAATGACAAGGATAGAATCAGTTAGTGTTTTTTTCCTTAAGCAAACCCATCAAAGCTGAGCATTGCAAACTTTGccaaaattttaacatatatcaTTGCTGCTTTACAGACTtactatttgaaattatatatatatatgtaaccaaGGCAAATAGAACTTGCTTCCTGAACCTTCTATAGCTTTCTATTGCCATGGAATTTTGTCTTTTACTGTCCTCTTTCACAATGTGGAATAATCAGACATTTTATCTTAGGTTGAATCTGCCCTTTCCCCTTTGGTAAACAAAATCAGATACTATTACCTTGCATAGTCTGACATATTTCTTGGCTGCTATTATTCTTACTGTAGTGTCATTCACCTATATTATGATGTGTAAACAATACAACTAACTTCTGTTTcactgacagtttttttttttttttttttttttttttttttttggagttttgctcttgttgcccaggctggagtgcaatagtgtgaatggtgcaatctcggctccccaAAACctcttttgcctcccaggttcaagcgattctcctgcctcagcctcctgagtagctgggactacaggcatgtgccaccatgcccagctaattttgtatttttagtagagacagggtttttccatgttggtcaggctggtcttgaactcctgacctcaggtgatccacccacttcagcctcccaaagtcctggggttacaggcgtaagccactgcgcccgggctTCACTGACAGTTCTTGAAGATGGGCAATTTAGAATTGTCTGTCATCTGCAATCATTTTAATAGACTAGAGAGCTGACAAGTACCCTAAACACAACTCTCACCACCACACACATCCCATTTACACATTCTCAAAGATactaaatgttatttataaatagCGAAAATGAACACATTCACTAACATGATTTAAATATACAGACACTCCACCAAGTTATAAGTaaagtgacacacacacacacacacacaccaggttaATATTCAGtatttaatcttatttaaaattatccAAAGGATATCCACTAATTACCATATTTAACACTGAACTAAGGATTAAAACAActaagcatttattattattactattattattttttgagacagggtctcactctgcaacccaggctggagtgtagtggtgcaatcttggctcactgcaacctccacctccccagttcaagcgattctccagccttagcctgccatgtagctgggactacagacgcgtgccaccaatacctagctaatttttgtgtttattgcagagatggagttttgccatgttagccagtctgggtctgaagtcctgagctcaaagcaatctgcccaccttggcctcccaaagtgctgggattacaggcctgagccactgtgccggccaaGAAACTAAGCATTTAGAGCTTATGTTTAAGTGGACATACTACAGAACTGTCAGAGTTATAATTCAAATTGATTGcacatataattttacatttttcctaactttatatgcttattttctaCTCCATGCCAAGAAGATCAGGGAGAGGATCTATAGctgttttatgaaaaatattattctgaattttcctataatttatttacatttaaaatgacaaaaatcataCATATTTAGTATGTACAAAACGATAttttgaatacatatatatagtagaatggctaaatcaaaagaattatttgcattatttcacatgcttataatttttttgtggtagtttaaaatctactcttttggTAAATTTCcagaatacaatacattgttattaactattgtcaccattttgaatgtattcctcctatctaactgaattTTGTATCCTGTACTAACATCTCCACAACCCCTTCCCTACCCACAAACCCCCAGTTCCTGGttatcaccattctactctctgcttctatgagttcaacttctttagattccacatgtaagtgggatcatgcagtatttgtctttctgtgcctggcttatttcacgtacATAATGTCccccaggttcattcatgtttttgtaaatgatagaacttccttctttttttaggCTAAAGGgtattcctctgtgtgtgtgcatgtgtacacgtGTGTATAACAtcttctttgtccattcatctgtcaattaacacttaggttgattctataccttggctattgtgaataatgctgcaatgaatatgagaGGGCAcatatctctttaatatactgatttcataTCCTTTGGGTATAgatccagtagtgagattgctgggtcatatattagtcctagttttaattttttgaggaaccaccatactgttttccgtagtggctgtactaatttatgcTTTCAGCAATAGTGTGGaatggttgtttttttctctacgtcctgccaacacttgttatcttccATTTTTTCATTCTAACAGGTGAAAGGTGTTATCTCACTGAGGTGTTGTGTttccctgatgattggtgatgttgagcattttttcatgtacccATTGTCTatttgtatgttgtgtttttgggaaatttttattcagatatttccccatttttttttttttttttattatactttagggttttagggtacatgtgcacaatgtgcaggtttgttacatatgtatccatgtgccatgttgatttcctgcacccattaactcgtcatttagcattaggtgtatctcctaatgctgtccctccccccaccccacaacagtccccggagcgtgatgttccccttcctgtgtccatgagttctcattgttcaattcccacctatgagtgagaacatgcggtgtttggttttttgtccttgcgatagtttactgagaatgatgttttccagtttcatccatgtccctacaaaggacacgaactcatcattttttatggctgcatagtattccatggtgtatatgtgccacattttcttaatccagtctatcgttgttggacatttgggttggttccaactctttgctattgtgaatagtgccgcaataaacatacgtgtgcatgtgtctttatagcagcatgatttatagtcctttgggtatatacccagtaatgggatggctgggtcaaatggtatttctagttcgagatccctgaggaatcgccacactgacttccacaatggttgaactagtttacagtcccaccaacagtgtaaaagtgttcctatttctccacatcctctccagcacctgttgtttcctgattttttaatgatggccattgtaactggtgtgagatggtatctcactgtggttttgatttgcatttctctgatggccagtgatgatgagcatttcttcatgtgttttttggctgcataaatgtcttcttttgagaagtgtctgttcatgtcctctgcccactttttgatggggttgtttgttttttttcttgtaaatttgtttgagttcattgtagattctggatattagccctttgtcagatgagtaggttgcaaaaattttctcccattgtgtaggttgcctgttcactctgatgatagtttcttttgctgtgcagaagctctttagtttaatgagatcccatttgtcgattttggcttttgttgccattgcttttggtgttttagacatgaagtccttgcccacgcctatgtcctgaatggtattgcctaggttttcttgtaggattttaatggttttaggtctaacatataagtctttaatccatcttgaattaatttttgtataaggtgtaaggaagggatccagttgcagttttctacatatggctagccagttttcccagcaccatttattaaatagggaatcctttccccatttcttgtttttgtcaggtttgtcaaagatcagatagttgtagctatgcggcatcatttctgagggctctgttctgttccattgatctatgtctctgttgtggtaccagtaccatgctgttttggttactgtagccttgtagtatagtttaaagtcaggtagcgtgatgcctccagctttgttcttttggcttaggattgacttggcgatgcgggctcttttttggttccatatgaactttaaagtagttttttccaattctgtgaagaaagtcattggtagcttgatggggatggcattgaatctataaattaccttgggcagtatggccattttcacgatattgattcttccaacccatgagcatggaatgttcttccatttgtttgtatcctcttttatttcattgagcagtggtttgtagttctccttgaagaggtccttcacatcccttgtaagttggattcctaggtatttgattctctttgaagcaattgtgaatgggagttcactcatgatttggctctctgtttgtctgttattggtgtacaagaatgcttgtgatttttgtacattaattttgtatcctgagactttgctgaagttgctaatcagcttaaggagattttgggctgagacaatggggttttctagatatacaatcatgtcatctgcaaacagggacaatttgacttcctcttttcctaattgaataccctttatttccttctcctgcctgattgctctggccagaacttccagcactatgttgaataggagtggtgagagagggcatccctgtcttgtgccagttttcagagggaatgcttccagtttttgcccattcagtatgatattggctgtgggtttgtcgtagatagctcttattattttgagatacgtcccatcaatacctaatttattgagagtttttagcatgaagggttgttgaattttgtcaaaggccttttctgcatctattgagataatcatgtggtttttgtctttggttctgtttatatgctggattacatttattgatttgcgtatgttgaaccagccttgcatcccagggatgaagcccacttgatcatggtggataagctttttgatgtgctgctggattcggtttgccagtattttattgaggatttttgcatcaatgttcatcaaggatattggtctgaaattctcttttttggttatgtctctgccaggttttggtatcaggacgatgctggctttgtaaaatgtgttagggaggattccctctttttctatcgattggaatagtttcagaaggaatggtaccagttcctccttgtacctctggtagaattcagctgtgaatccatcaggtcctggactctttttggttggtaag
This genomic window contains:
- the LOC129481771 gene encoding LOW QUALITY PROTEIN: olfactory receptor 4F3/4F16/4F29-like (The sequence of the model RefSeq protein was modified relative to this genomic sequence to represent the inferred CDS: inserted 2 bases in 1 codon), which produces MVGANHSLVSEFVFLGLTNSWEIRLLLLVLSSMFYMASMMGNXLILLTVTADPHLHSPMYFLLANLSFIDLGVSSITSPRMTYDLFRKHKVISFGGCMAQIFFFHVIGGVEMVLLTAMAFDRYVAICKPLHYLTIMSPRMCMFFLVAAWMTGLIHSVVQLVFVVNLPFCGPNVLDSFYCELPRFIQLACTDTYRLEFMVTANSGFISLGSFFVLIISYVVIILTVLKQSSAHLSKALSTLSAHISVVVLFFGPLIFFYTWPSPSTHLDKFLAIFDAVLTPVLNPIIYTFRNQEMKVAMRKVCRQLVNYRKIS